One Oceanicoccus sagamiensis genomic region harbors:
- a CDS encoding M18 family aminopeptidase: MDLQQFNTDLLTFLQSSPTPFHAVETMTKHLQAAGFSPLQEGDDWPVPQAGSAYKYYIVRNDSSIVAVNGGGQSPVSSGFRMVGAHTDSPCLKVKPQPELNNKGYFQLGVEVYGGALLNPWFDRDLSLAGRVSYQNDQGQLCSALIDFERAIAVIPSLAIHLDREANSKRAVNAQKDIPPLLMRSDEPSTDFRELLLAQLTLQHPAVKATKILDYELSFYDVQPPAVIGLKDEFIASARLDNLLSCYIGLQALLTAGEQNCVLVCNDHEEVGSQSSAGAQGPMLKSVLRRLLASESDFVRAMDSSVMISVDNAHGVHPNFSDKHDGNHGPILNQGAVIKINANQRYASNSETSSLFRHWSEAAGQPVQAFVVRSDMGCGSTIGPITAGELGVKTVDIGVPTFAMHSIRELAGSQDAYSLFRVLEVFNQAGDMTVS, translated from the coding sequence ATGGATTTGCAGCAGTTTAATACCGATCTATTAACGTTTTTACAATCATCCCCCACACCTTTTCACGCCGTTGAAACCATGACCAAGCACTTGCAGGCGGCAGGCTTTAGCCCATTGCAGGAGGGAGATGATTGGCCGGTACCGCAGGCTGGCAGTGCCTATAAATATTATATTGTGCGCAATGATTCATCCATTGTGGCGGTCAATGGCGGTGGCCAATCACCGGTAAGCAGTGGTTTTAGAATGGTGGGTGCCCATACCGACAGCCCCTGTTTAAAAGTAAAGCCCCAGCCAGAGCTCAATAATAAGGGTTACTTCCAACTAGGAGTTGAAGTTTATGGCGGTGCTTTGCTGAACCCGTGGTTTGATCGTGATCTCTCACTGGCAGGAAGAGTGAGTTACCAGAATGACCAGGGGCAGCTATGTAGTGCCCTGATTGATTTTGAGCGGGCGATTGCCGTTATCCCCAGTTTGGCGATTCATCTGGACCGGGAAGCTAATAGTAAGCGTGCAGTCAATGCGCAAAAAGATATCCCCCCGTTATTAATGCGTAGCGATGAGCCATCGACCGACTTTCGGGAATTATTGCTGGCGCAACTGACGTTGCAGCATCCGGCCGTAAAGGCAACAAAAATACTCGACTACGAATTAAGCTTTTACGATGTGCAGCCACCGGCGGTGATTGGCTTAAAAGACGAATTTATTGCCAGCGCACGGTTGGATAATTTACTGTCCTGCTATATCGGCTTACAGGCCTTGCTGACAGCGGGTGAGCAAAACTGTGTATTAGTCTGCAATGACCATGAAGAAGTCGGTAGCCAGTCATCGGCGGGAGCGCAGGGCCCGATGTTAAAATCGGTGTTGCGTCGCCTATTGGCTTCAGAGTCCGATTTTGTCCGTGCCATGGATAGCTCCGTGATGATTTCAGTGGATAATGCCCATGGTGTACATCCGAATTTTTCTGATAAGCACGATGGTAATCATGGCCCCATACTCAACCAGGGGGCAGTGATTAAAATCAATGCCAATCAACGCTATGCCAGCAATAGCGAGACCTCGTCGCTATTTCGCCACTGGTCCGAAGCGGCAGGTCAACCGGTACAAGCTTTTGTGGTGAGGTCAGATATGGGCTGCGGCAGCACCATTGGCCCGATCACCGCCGGTGAATTAGGTGTAAAAACCGTGGATATTGGGGTGCCGACTTTTGCGATGCATTCGATCAGGGAGTTGGCGGGTAGCCAGGATGCGTATAGTTTGTTTCGCGTGTTAGAGGTATTTAATCAAGCTGGGGATATGACGGTTAGCTAA
- a CDS encoding PP2C family protein-serine/threonine phosphatase: protein MINIIGATHPGQREHNEDCFAVDMQLGLGLVADGMGGYACGEVASELVKTTVEAAAANNEGLREALARAHAVVKATAEADPDKQGMGSTAIAFKLQGLDYDIAWVGDSRAYLWDGKAMLKQITRDHSYVENLLASGTISYEEAINHPNRNLITQAVGVSGEDGLEIGVASGRLAPGQQLMICSDGLVDEVLDYDIAKLMAQAQTPDEALNSLVRAAVVAGGHDNITVVIATVQEDADGSQPAIEPEVIRTTNLNQQPEQPTQPRPAPSADITRMGGSAPLYDDTDETLNAQGLWESVVDFVVLNIPALSIAVMLIVAMVVGLFYLA from the coding sequence ATGATCAATATTATCGGAGCCACGCATCCAGGTCAGCGTGAACACAATGAAGACTGCTTTGCTGTGGATATGCAGCTGGGGCTCGGTCTGGTTGCCGATGGTATGGGCGGTTATGCATGTGGCGAAGTGGCGAGTGAACTGGTTAAAACCACCGTAGAGGCCGCTGCAGCAAATAATGAAGGCCTGCGAGAAGCGCTGGCAAGAGCTCATGCCGTTGTTAAAGCAACAGCAGAGGCGGACCCTGACAAACAGGGTATGGGCTCAACGGCCATCGCCTTTAAATTACAGGGGCTGGATTATGATATCGCCTGGGTTGGCGATAGCCGTGCTTATCTTTGGGATGGCAAGGCGATGCTAAAGCAAATAACCCGTGATCACTCCTATGTAGAAAACCTGTTGGCTTCTGGCACGATCAGCTATGAAGAGGCCATAAATCACCCCAACCGTAATCTGATTACTCAAGCTGTGGGTGTTTCCGGCGAAGATGGTCTTGAGATTGGTGTTGCCAGTGGTCGCCTGGCTCCGGGTCAGCAACTTATGATTTGCAGCGATGGTTTAGTTGATGAAGTGCTGGATTATGATATCGCTAAACTCATGGCTCAGGCGCAAACCCCTGATGAGGCCTTGAATAGCTTAGTTAGAGCCGCCGTGGTTGCCGGTGGGCATGACAATATCACTGTGGTTATTGCCACCGTGCAAGAGGATGCCGATGGCAGTCAGCCAGCTATTGAGCCTGAGGTTATCCGAACCACCAACCTTAACCAGCAGCCAGAGCAACCGACGCAGCCACGTCCGGCTCCCAGTGCTGATATCACCCGTATGGGCGGCTCAGCCCCTCTCTATGATGACACTGATGAGACTCTGAATGCTCAGGGCTTATGGGAATCTGTTGTCGATTTTGTGGTACTTAATATCCCCGCTCTTTCAATCGCGGTTATGCTGATTGTGGCAATGGTAGTGGGTTTATTTTATCTGGCTTAG